Proteins encoded within one genomic window of [Enterobacter] lignolyticus SCF1:
- a CDS encoding YbaK/EbsC family protein, whose amino-acid sequence MSLQSVRQFFADHAPDIEIIELNQSTATVALAAAAHNVAPGQIAKTLSLKVKDEVILIVAKGDARLDNKKLKSTFGAKARMLNSDEVVTVTGHPVGGVCPFGLENPLTVFCDVSLREFPEVLPAAGATHSAVRIAPDRLAHLTHATWVDVCL is encoded by the coding sequence ATGAGCCTTCAGTCCGTACGCCAGTTCTTCGCCGACCACGCGCCTGATATTGAAATTATAGAGCTTAATCAAAGCACTGCGACCGTTGCGCTCGCCGCCGCCGCCCACAACGTGGCGCCGGGGCAGATCGCCAAAACGCTTTCGCTAAAGGTTAAAGACGAGGTGATCCTCATCGTCGCCAAAGGCGATGCGCGTCTTGATAACAAGAAACTCAAATCAACCTTTGGCGCCAAAGCGCGGATGCTCAACAGCGATGAAGTGGTGACGGTAACCGGACATCCGGTCGGCGGCGTTTGCCCGTTTGGCCTGGAGAACCCGCTGACGGTGTTTTGCGACGTCTCTCTCAGAGAGTTCCCCGAAGTGCTCCCTGCCGCTGGCGCAACCCACAGCGCGGTACGCATCGCCCCGGACAGGCTGGCGCACCTGACTCACGCCACCTGGGTCGACGTCTGCCTGTAG
- the bglJ gene encoding DNA-binding transcriptional activator BglJ: MEKHAATRHIAIIDACTMSVLGLQKLLTHTSGNQCQIHVFRNSAEFLAELHRWPCFAVIYAISCARGSRKDSSYLLKSVARLAPQARRIVISDDRREAGLIRDLSPVSLHGILCKSAAISDLSAQLQGLLQVFPSPQENIINGGCRGATPGLSPTERVILYYMAEGLSIPEIAAHLARNTKTIRAHKFNAMTKLGVSTDTDLLCAADMLHYSPIRGNLYLSSRVKMN; this comes from the coding sequence ATGGAAAAACATGCCGCAACGCGACATATCGCTATCATAGACGCCTGTACGATGTCAGTGCTGGGATTGCAAAAGCTGCTGACGCACACATCAGGCAATCAATGTCAGATTCATGTGTTCAGGAATTCCGCTGAATTTTTAGCTGAATTGCATCGCTGGCCCTGCTTTGCGGTGATTTATGCCATTTCCTGCGCCAGGGGGTCGAGGAAGGATAGCAGCTACCTGCTGAAAAGCGTCGCCAGGCTGGCGCCGCAGGCGAGGCGTATTGTTATCTCTGACGATCGTCGGGAAGCCGGATTGATTCGCGATCTGTCGCCGGTGAGCCTGCACGGTATCCTCTGTAAATCGGCCGCGATTAGCGATCTGTCCGCGCAGCTGCAGGGGCTTTTGCAGGTGTTTCCGTCTCCTCAGGAGAATATTATTAACGGCGGCTGTCGCGGCGCGACCCCTGGCCTAAGCCCGACAGAGCGCGTCATTCTTTACTACATGGCGGAAGGTCTTTCTATTCCGGAAATAGCGGCGCATCTGGCCCGGAATACAAAAACAATCCGGGCGCATAAGTTCAATGCGATGACCAAGCTCGGGGTAAGTACCGATACTGATCTATTGTGTGCTGCGGATATGCTCCACTATTCACCGATACGTGGAAACCTGTACCTGTCGTCCCGGGTGAAAATGAACTGA
- a CDS encoding helix-turn-helix transcriptional regulator, whose amino-acid sequence MLSTRSGYGIVISRLPVIQSGLCAIMRDNFPEYESGCYQYIEELTLMQLRRATLVLVDLFGGSPEPHAICEQYYSLMTQYTDIRWVFLVSPALYPLAVEYLMRPQSSLLSDAEPVAEVIRAIREKNDGYISSSLVVPRSSAIEPGYFRSVSLTISERQVLRLLAKGWGINQIATMLHKSNKTVSAQKNSAIRRLSLRGNADMYAWINSAEGMRELNLHTVYGEHAEWKNMPQRDISLS is encoded by the coding sequence ATGCTATCGACACGCTCTGGATATGGGATAGTTATCAGCAGATTACCGGTAATACAGTCTGGCCTGTGCGCTATTATGCGGGATAATTTCCCGGAATATGAAAGCGGTTGTTATCAGTACATTGAAGAATTAACGTTGATGCAGCTGCGTCGCGCCACTCTGGTTCTGGTCGATCTGTTTGGCGGCTCGCCGGAGCCGCACGCAATCTGTGAGCAATATTATTCGTTAATGACGCAGTACACTGATATTCGCTGGGTTTTTCTGGTCAGTCCTGCGCTCTATCCCCTTGCCGTTGAGTATTTAATGCGTCCGCAGAGCTCGCTGCTGTCCGACGCGGAGCCCGTTGCCGAGGTCATAAGGGCTATCCGTGAAAAAAACGACGGCTACATCAGCAGCAGTCTGGTGGTACCCCGCAGCAGCGCCATCGAGCCCGGGTATTTCAGAAGCGTCTCGCTGACGATATCCGAACGCCAGGTGCTGCGTCTGCTGGCGAAAGGGTGGGGGATTAACCAAATCGCGACGATGCTGCATAAGAGCAATAAAACCGTCAGCGCCCAGAAAAACAGCGCGATCAGGCGCTTGTCTCTGCGCGGGAACGCCGATATGTACGCCTGGATTAACAGCGCGGAGGGGATGAGGGAGCTCAATCTCCATACCGTCTACGGAGAGCACGCTGAATGGAAAAACATGCCGCAACGCGACATATCGCTATCATAG
- a CDS encoding threonine/serine ThrE exporter family protein gives MEVDQTVQRQITRLCIQCGLFLLQHGAESALVEELSGRLGRALGMDSVESAISSNAIVLTTIKDGQCLTSTRKNSDRGINMHVVTEVQHIVILAEHKLLDYKDVEKRFAQIKPLRYPRWLVVTMVGLSCACFCKLNNGGWDGAFVTFCASTVAMYIRQLLTHRGMHPQINFCITAFVATTVSGLMLRLPHFAHTSTVAMAASVLLLVPGFPLINAVADMFKGHINTGLARWAIASLLTLATCIGVVMAMTVWGLRGWV, from the coding sequence ATGGAAGTAGATCAAACGGTACAACGACAGATTACGCGGCTGTGCATTCAGTGCGGGCTGTTTTTATTGCAGCACGGCGCGGAAAGCGCGCTGGTGGAAGAGCTCTCCGGCCGTCTGGGGCGAGCGCTGGGGATGGACAGCGTTGAAAGCGCGATCTCCTCTAACGCTATCGTGCTGACGACCATTAAGGACGGGCAGTGCCTGACCTCAACCCGCAAAAACAGCGACCGCGGCATCAACATGCACGTAGTGACGGAAGTGCAGCACATCGTCATTCTGGCGGAGCACAAGCTGCTCGACTATAAGGACGTGGAAAAACGCTTCGCGCAGATTAAACCGCTGCGCTACCCGCGCTGGCTCGTGGTGACGATGGTAGGGCTCTCCTGCGCCTGCTTTTGCAAGCTGAACAACGGCGGCTGGGACGGCGCGTTTGTCACCTTTTGCGCCAGCACCGTCGCCATGTATATCCGCCAGCTGTTGACCCATCGCGGCATGCATCCGCAGATTAACTTTTGCATCACGGCGTTTGTTGCCACCACCGTATCGGGCCTGATGCTGCGCTTGCCTCACTTTGCGCATACCTCGACGGTCGCGATGGCGGCCAGCGTACTGCTGCTGGTCCCCGGCTTTCCGCTCATCAACGCCGTCGCCGACATGTTCAAAGGACATATCAATACCGGGCTTGCCCGCTGGGCGATTGCCAGCCTGCTGACGCTCGCCACCTGCATTGGCGTAGTCATGGCGATGACCGTATGGGGGTTACGCGGATGGGTATAA
- a CDS encoding threonine/serine exporter: MGIIQFVMALLQDMLLSAIPAVGFAMVFNVPHRALLWCALLGAIGHSVRMLLMAGGFNIEWATFAASMLVGSIGIQWSRWYLAHPKIFTVAAVIPMFPGISAYTAMISAVKISHFGYSEALMITLLSNFLKASSIVGALSIGLSIPGLWLYRKRPRV; encoded by the coding sequence ATGGGTATAATTCAGTTTGTCATGGCGCTGCTGCAGGACATGCTGCTGTCGGCAATCCCCGCCGTCGGCTTTGCGATGGTTTTTAACGTCCCGCACCGCGCGCTGCTCTGGTGCGCCCTGCTCGGCGCCATTGGCCATAGCGTCAGAATGCTGCTAATGGCGGGTGGTTTTAATATCGAGTGGGCCACCTTTGCCGCCTCGATGCTGGTCGGCAGTATCGGCATTCAATGGTCGCGCTGGTATCTGGCGCACCCGAAAATCTTCACCGTGGCCGCCGTCATCCCCATGTTCCCGGGGATCTCCGCGTACACCGCGATGATTTCGGCGGTGAAAATCAGCCATTTTGGCTATAGCGAAGCGCTGATGATTACGCTGCTCAGCAACTTCCTGAAAGCCTCATCCATTGTCGGCGCGCTGTCCATCGGGCTTTCGATCCCCGGGCTCTGGCTCTACCGCAAGCGTCCGCGGGTATAA
- the dnaT gene encoding primosomal protein DnaT, protein MSSRILTSNVIGIDAFLHDPEDALNRAEGGAVAVFANNAPAFYAIAPARLAQLLELEARLARPGSDVALDAQFYDEPADTPMTVPMGKFAMYAGWQPDADFQRMAALWGVALTQPVTPEELAAFTAYWQAEGKVFHHVQWQQKLARSVQINRASNGGQPRRDLNSLSEPDSHIPPGFRG, encoded by the coding sequence ATGTCATCGAGAATTTTGACGTCCAATGTCATCGGCATTGATGCCTTTTTGCACGATCCCGAAGATGCGTTAAACCGTGCCGAAGGCGGCGCGGTGGCGGTGTTCGCCAATAACGCCCCGGCTTTTTATGCCATTGCGCCTGCGCGTCTGGCGCAGCTGCTTGAGCTGGAAGCCCGGCTCGCGCGTCCCGGTAGCGATGTCGCGTTAGATGCGCAATTCTACGACGAACCTGCCGATACGCCGATGACAGTGCCGATGGGCAAATTCGCCATGTACGCCGGCTGGCAGCCGGACGCCGATTTTCAGCGCATGGCGGCGCTGTGGGGCGTGGCGCTCACGCAGCCGGTCACCCCGGAAGAGCTGGCCGCGTTTACCGCTTACTGGCAGGCGGAAGGCAAAGTGTTCCATCACGTACAGTGGCAGCAGAAGCTCGCCCGCAGCGTGCAGATTAACCGCGCCAGCAACGGCGGACAGCCGCGACGCGATCTCAATTCGCTGAGCGAACCCGACAGCCACATTCCCCCCGGTTTCAGAGGTTAA
- the dnaC gene encoding DNA replication protein DnaC — MKNVGDLMQRLQKMMPKHIEPAFKTGEELLAWQKEQGELRSAALERENRAMKMQRTFNRSGIRPLHQNCSFDNYRIECDGQMNALSKARQYVEEFDGNLASFIFSGKPGTGKNHLAAAICNELLLRGKSVLIITVADIMSAMKDTFGNRETSEEQLLNDLSNVDLLVIDEIGVQTESRYEKVIINQIVDRRSSSKRPTGMLTNSNMDEMTKLLGERVMDRMRLGNSLWVIFNWDSYRSRVTGKEY; from the coding sequence ATGAAAAACGTTGGTGACCTGATGCAGCGTCTGCAGAAGATGATGCCAAAACATATCGAACCGGCCTTCAAAACCGGCGAAGAGCTGCTGGCCTGGCAAAAAGAGCAAGGCGAGCTGCGCTCCGCCGCCCTTGAGCGCGAGAACCGGGCGATGAAAATGCAGCGCACCTTTAACCGCTCCGGCATTCGCCCGCTGCATCAAAACTGCTCCTTCGACAACTACCGCATCGAGTGCGACGGCCAGATGAACGCCCTGTCAAAAGCGCGTCAGTATGTCGAAGAATTTGACGGCAACCTCGCCAGCTTCATCTTTTCCGGCAAGCCGGGAACCGGAAAAAACCACCTCGCCGCCGCCATCTGCAACGAGCTGCTGCTGCGGGGAAAATCAGTGCTGATCATCACGGTGGCCGACATCATGTCCGCCATGAAGGACACCTTCGGCAACCGCGAGACCAGCGAAGAGCAGCTGCTCAACGATCTCAGCAATGTGGATCTGCTGGTGATCGACGAGATCGGCGTACAGACCGAGTCCCGTTATGAAAAAGTGATCATCAACCAGATAGTCGATCGCCGCTCGTCGTCGAAACGCCCGACCGGCATGCTGACCAACAGTAATATGGACGAAATGACCAAGCTGCTGGGGGAGCGCGTCATGGACCGTATGCGCCTTGGCAACAGCCTGTGGGTTATCTTTAACTGGGACAGCTACCGCAGCCGCGTGACCGGCAAAGAGTATTGA
- a CDS encoding DUF2501 domain-containing protein: MKFAKGLLATTVVSIALLSTTAGASSWQDTLNSAANELSSQSGSAQKGGMSLSSLTGLLNGSSSALSADNMNNAAGILEYCAKQKLASATNVDNVKNQMLDKLGLGAAEQKKDTNYLDGIQGLLNAQNGQQLNLSAIGNSPLAEQVKTKACDLVLKQGASFLS; this comes from the coding sequence ATGAAATTCGCAAAAGGCCTTTTGGCCACCACAGTTGTGAGCATCGCACTGCTCTCCACCACCGCTGGCGCCTCTTCATGGCAGGACACGCTGAACAGCGCCGCCAACGAACTGAGCAGCCAGAGCGGCAGCGCGCAGAAGGGCGGGATGTCGCTCTCCTCGCTGACCGGCCTGCTTAACGGCAGCAGCAGCGCGCTGAGCGCCGACAACATGAACAACGCCGCCGGTATTTTAGAGTACTGCGCCAAGCAGAAGCTGGCCTCCGCCACTAACGTCGACAACGTGAAAAACCAGATGCTGGATAAGCTCGGTCTCGGCGCGGCGGAGCAGAAGAAAGACACCAACTATCTTGACGGCATTCAGGGGCTGCTGAACGCCCAGAACGGCCAGCAGCTGAACCTCAGCGCGATCGGCAATTCGCCGCTGGCGGAACAGGTCAAAACCAAGGCCTGCGATCTGGTGCTGAAACAAGGCGCCAGCTTCCTCTCCTGA
- the katB gene encoding catalase KatB yields the protein MSNSTRIVRSTTPTRLLLILTSLSISPLIYADTLTRDNGAPVGDNQNSQTAGANGPVLLQDVQLLQKLQRFDRERIPERVVHARGTGAHGEFTATADISDLSMAKVFSAGTKTPVFVRFSSVVHGNHSPETLRDPRGFATKFYTSEGNWDLVGNNFPTFFIRDAIKFPDMVHAFKPDPRTNLDDDSRRFDFFSHVPESIRTLTLLYSNEGTPASYRNMDGNSVHAYKLVNSKGEVHYVKFHWKTLQGIKNLDPQQVEQVQGKDYSHMTHDLVAAINRGDYPKWDLYIQVLKPSDLATFDFDPLDATKIWPGIPERKIGQMVLNKNPENVFQETEQVAMAPSNLVPGIEPSEDKLLQGRLFAYADTQIYRLGANGLSLPINRPHSPVNNINQDGSLNSGKQQDKGVNYQPSRLYPREELTSARYSQTMLTGATQQTKIQREQNFKQTGELYRSYNKKEQDDLVNSLGSSLADTDAESKNIMLSYFYKADKEYGTRLTQVAKGDLATVQKLAATLVD from the coding sequence ATGAGTAATAGCACCCGTATTGTTCGCAGCACGACCCCAACCAGGCTGCTGTTGATCCTGACTTCACTAAGTATCAGCCCGCTGATATATGCCGATACATTAACACGCGATAATGGCGCCCCTGTCGGTGATAACCAAAACTCGCAGACCGCAGGGGCTAATGGTCCCGTGCTATTGCAGGATGTCCAGTTATTACAAAAATTGCAAAGGTTCGACCGCGAACGGATCCCGGAACGCGTAGTGCATGCCCGGGGAACTGGCGCGCACGGTGAATTCACGGCCACCGCAGATATTTCCGATCTGAGCATGGCGAAAGTATTCTCTGCCGGAACGAAAACGCCGGTATTCGTCCGTTTCTCAAGCGTTGTTCACGGCAATCACTCCCCTGAAACGCTACGGGACCCTCGCGGTTTTGCGACCAAATTCTACACGTCGGAAGGGAACTGGGATCTGGTTGGCAATAATTTCCCGACCTTCTTTATTCGCGACGCGATTAAATTTCCGGATATGGTGCACGCCTTTAAACCGGATCCGCGGACGAATCTGGATGATGACTCGCGTCGCTTTGATTTCTTTTCACACGTTCCGGAATCCATTCGTACATTAACGCTTCTTTATTCTAACGAAGGTACTCCGGCCTCATACAGAAATATGGACGGCAACAGCGTTCATGCCTATAAACTGGTCAACAGCAAAGGCGAAGTTCATTACGTTAAGTTTCACTGGAAAACGCTGCAGGGGATAAAGAACCTTGACCCTCAGCAGGTTGAGCAGGTGCAGGGTAAAGACTACAGCCATATGACTCACGACCTCGTCGCGGCGATAAACCGCGGCGATTACCCCAAATGGGATCTCTATATTCAGGTCCTGAAGCCGTCGGACCTGGCAACATTTGATTTTGACCCTTTGGACGCCACAAAGATTTGGCCGGGAATTCCAGAGCGTAAAATTGGCCAGATGGTGCTGAATAAGAACCCGGAGAATGTCTTTCAGGAGACAGAACAGGTCGCCATGGCCCCCTCAAACCTGGTGCCAGGAATTGAACCTTCAGAAGATAAGCTGCTGCAGGGACGCTTGTTTGCCTACGCCGACACCCAGATTTATCGCCTTGGGGCAAACGGGCTAAGCCTGCCGATCAACCGCCCCCACTCGCCCGTTAACAATATTAATCAGGACGGCAGTCTTAACAGCGGTAAACAGCAGGATAAAGGCGTCAACTACCAGCCCAGCCGTCTGTATCCCCGCGAAGAGCTGACCTCGGCACGTTACAGCCAAACGATGCTGACCGGCGCCACTCAACAGACCAAAATTCAGCGCGAACAAAACTTCAAACAGACCGGAGAACTGTATCGCTCCTATAACAAAAAAGAGCAAGACGATTTGGTAAATAGCCTGGGTTCATCGTTGGCGGACACGGACGCGGAAAGTAAGAACATTATGCTTTCCTACTTCTATAAGGCTGACAAAGAGTACGGCACCCGCTTAACTCAGGTTGCCAAAGGCGATCTTGCAACCGTGCAGAAGCTCGCGGCGACCCTCGTTGACTAA
- a CDS encoding ankyrin repeat domain-containing protein — protein MKASYWLACLFAGYLSVVPTSTAATANEIKQQLDAYLWNAAREGNNDVIDTLIAGKYNLNVQDSQGYTAVILAAYHGHSTAVEKLLSAGADPCIRDKRGNTALMGAIFKGEVRIARRLLAASCNPDTPNNAGQTAAMYASLFKRDELLAELKAKGANMDATDVNGNSASSLAEGVIHGQP, from the coding sequence ATGAAAGCCTCGTATTGGTTAGCATGCCTGTTTGCGGGTTATCTCTCGGTAGTGCCGACATCGACGGCCGCCACGGCAAATGAGATCAAACAACAGCTGGATGCTTATCTGTGGAATGCCGCACGTGAGGGTAACAACGACGTGATAGATACGTTAATTGCGGGGAAATACAATCTTAACGTGCAGGACAGCCAGGGTTACACCGCCGTGATACTCGCGGCGTATCATGGCCACAGCACGGCGGTTGAAAAACTGCTCAGTGCCGGCGCGGATCCCTGCATACGAGATAAACGCGGCAACACGGCCCTGATGGGGGCAATCTTTAAAGGCGAAGTCCGTATAGCCCGTCGGCTGCTGGCGGCCAGCTGTAACCCGGACACGCCTAACAACGCCGGACAAACGGCGGCAATGTATGCCTCGCTGTTTAAGCGGGATGAACTGCTGGCTGAACTCAAAGCCAAAGGTGCGAATATGGACGCCACGGATGTCAACGGCAACAGCGCGTCCTCCCTGGCAGAGGGCGTCATTCACGGCCAGCCATAG
- the opgB gene encoding phosphatidylglycerol--membrane-oligosaccharide glycerophosphotransferase: MSGLVSIALFLASVVIYAWKAGRNTWWFAATLTVLGLFVVLNLTLYASDYFTGDGINDAVLYTLTNSLTGAGVSKYILPGAGLVLALTLVFGGLGWVLRRRRYHPHHFGYSLLALFLALLSVDASPAFRQISELVKSQSREGDPDFAAYYKEPSKTIANPRLNLVYIYGESLERTYFDNDAFPNLTPELGALKAESVDFSHTMQLPGTDYTIAGMVASQCGIPLFAPFEGNASASVSSFFPQNVCLGDILKHSGYENYFIQGANLRFAGKDVFLQSHGFDHLYGAEELKTVVADPAYRNDWGFYDDTVLDEAWKKFEALSQSGKRFSLFTLTVDTHHPDGFISRTCQRKKYEIGGKANQSFSAVSCSQENIAAFIEKIKASPYFKNTVVVVSSDHLAMKNTAWDYLNKQDRNNLFFILRGDQPQQDVVGLKRNTMDNGATVLDILGGDNFIGLGRSSLSGQSLSEVFLNMKEKVLAWKPDIIRLWNFPKAINDFTVDSQKNMMAFSGSNFRLPLLLRVSDNRVEPLPESEYSAPLRFQLADFAPRDNFVWVDRCYKMAQLWAPELALSTDWCVSQGQLGGEQKVQHIDKAQWKGKAAFKDTVIDMTRYQGNVDSLKIVDNDIRYKADSFIFNVAGAPEDVKQFSGISRPESWGRWSNAQLADEVKIEYAAPLPEKFDLVITAKAYGPNANRPIPVRVGDSEQTLTLGNEVSTTTLHFDNPTRSSLLTIAPPEPQSTNEGNILGHSPRRLGIGMVEIKVVNREG; the protein is encoded by the coding sequence GTGTCCGGATTGGTTTCTATCGCGCTGTTTCTTGCTTCCGTGGTGATTTACGCCTGGAAAGCGGGCCGTAACACCTGGTGGTTCGCCGCCACGCTCACGGTGTTAGGGCTGTTTGTTGTCCTGAATCTGACGCTGTACGCCAGCGACTACTTCACGGGCGATGGGATCAATGACGCCGTCCTGTACACGCTCACCAACAGCCTGACCGGCGCTGGCGTTAGTAAGTACATACTTCCAGGCGCAGGCCTGGTGCTGGCCCTGACGCTGGTGTTTGGCGGCCTCGGCTGGGTTCTGCGCCGCCGCCGTTACCATCCGCATCATTTCGGCTACAGCCTGCTGGCGCTCTTCCTGGCGCTGCTGTCGGTCGACGCCAGCCCGGCGTTTCGCCAGATTAGCGAACTGGTTAAATCACAGTCCCGCGAGGGCGACCCGGATTTCGCCGCGTATTACAAAGAGCCGTCGAAAACCATCGCCAACCCGCGGCTCAACCTGGTGTATATCTACGGCGAAAGCCTTGAGCGTACCTACTTCGATAACGACGCCTTCCCCAACCTGACGCCGGAGCTTGGCGCCCTGAAGGCGGAGAGCGTCGACTTCAGCCACACCATGCAGCTGCCGGGCACCGATTACACCATCGCCGGGATGGTCGCCTCCCAGTGCGGCATTCCGCTGTTCGCGCCGTTTGAGGGCAACGCGTCGGCCTCCGTCTCCAGCTTCTTCCCGCAGAACGTCTGCCTTGGCGATATCCTGAAGCACTCCGGCTATGAGAACTACTTTATTCAGGGCGCCAACCTGCGCTTTGCCGGAAAAGACGTGTTCCTGCAGTCTCACGGCTTTGACCACCTCTACGGCGCCGAAGAGCTGAAAACCGTGGTGGCTGACCCGGCCTACCGCAACGACTGGGGGTTCTACGACGATACCGTGCTGGATGAGGCCTGGAAAAAGTTTGAGGCGCTGTCTCAGTCCGGCAAGCGCTTCTCGCTGTTTACCCTGACCGTCGACACCCACCATCCGGACGGTTTTATCTCCCGCACCTGCCAGCGCAAAAAGTACGAGATTGGCGGCAAAGCCAACCAGTCGTTCAGCGCGGTGAGCTGCAGCCAGGAGAACATTGCGGCGTTTATTGAAAAGATCAAAGCCTCGCCGTACTTCAAAAACACGGTGGTTGTGGTCTCCTCCGATCACCTGGCAATGAAAAATACCGCCTGGGATTACCTCAACAAGCAGGACCGCAACAACCTGTTCTTCATCCTGCGCGGCGACCAGCCGCAGCAGGACGTGGTCGGCCTGAAACGCAACACGATGGATAACGGTGCCACGGTGCTGGACATCCTCGGCGGCGATAACTTTATCGGCCTCGGGCGCAGCAGCCTCTCCGGGCAGTCGCTGTCGGAGGTGTTCCTGAATATGAAAGAGAAAGTGCTGGCGTGGAAGCCGGATATCATCCGCCTGTGGAACTTCCCGAAAGCGATTAACGATTTCACCGTCGACAGCCAGAAGAACATGATGGCCTTTTCCGGCTCAAACTTCCGCCTGCCGCTGCTGCTGCGGGTGTCCGACAACCGCGTCGAGCCGCTGCCGGAAAGCGAATACTCCGCGCCGCTGCGCTTCCAGCTGGCCGATTTCGCGCCGCGCGATAACTTCGTCTGGGTCGACCGCTGCTACAAGATGGCCCAGCTCTGGGCGCCGGAGCTTGCGCTCTCCACCGACTGGTGCGTCTCTCAGGGCCAGCTCGGCGGCGAGCAGAAGGTTCAGCATATCGACAAAGCGCAGTGGAAAGGCAAAGCGGCGTTTAAAGACACGGTGATCGACATGACGCGCTATCAGGGCAACGTCGACAGCCTGAAAATTGTCGATAACGACATTCGCTACAAGGCCGACAGCTTTATTTTCAACGTGGCGGGCGCGCCGGAGGACGTGAAGCAGTTTAGCGGCATTTCCCGCCCGGAATCCTGGGGCCGCTGGTCAAACGCCCAGCTTGCCGATGAGGTGAAAATTGAATACGCCGCGCCGCTGCCGGAAAAATTCGACCTGGTGATCACCGCAAAGGCCTACGGGCCGAACGCCAACCGCCCGATACCGGTACGCGTTGGTGACAGTGAGCAAACGCTCACACTCGGCAACGAGGTCTCCACCACTACGCTTCATTTCGACAACCCGACGCGCAGCAGCCTGCTGACCATTGCGCCGCCGGAGCCGCAGTCCACCAATGAGGGGAATATTCTCGGCCACTCGCCGCGCAGGCTCGGCATCGGCATGGTGGAAATTAAGGTGGTCAACCGCGAAGGGTAA
- a CDS encoding GNAT family N-acetyltransferase — protein MQFIAVPATHFSGEQLTAALGDCFTDYIVPFAPVVDVFVQRFTAEGMSLVDSCVWLEGDTPAAIAIVARRGHDARLAAFAVHPRYRGKGMGKRMMSALLASLREKGVRQMWLEVIRQNPAGVALYQSLGFEVRRGLCGYVSSPQSAPEGILQETDVLALVRRAGAEIDGSLPWVLDPLSLCTLPCRAWTLGHRAYAVISCVTAKPQLQLLWVEPRSRGRGLAREMLRALGQQFPALGTSAAVPESFTPLFHGAGYTTMAIQQYEMRITLRG, from the coding sequence ATGCAATTTATTGCCGTTCCGGCGACCCACTTTAGCGGCGAACAGCTGACCGCGGCCCTGGGGGACTGTTTTACCGACTATATCGTGCCGTTCGCGCCGGTGGTGGATGTCTTCGTCCAGCGCTTTACGGCGGAAGGGATGAGCCTGGTTGACTCCTGCGTCTGGCTGGAGGGCGATACGCCTGCGGCGATCGCCATTGTCGCCCGGCGCGGCCATGACGCCCGGCTGGCGGCGTTTGCCGTGCATCCCCGCTACCGCGGCAAGGGGATGGGCAAGCGCATGATGTCGGCGCTGCTGGCCTCGCTGCGGGAAAAAGGCGTACGGCAGATGTGGCTTGAGGTGATCCGTCAGAATCCGGCGGGCGTGGCGCTGTACCAGTCGCTGGGGTTTGAGGTCAGGCGAGGGCTGTGCGGATACGTCAGCTCGCCGCAGTCCGCGCCGGAGGGAATATTGCAGGAAACGGATGTGCTGGCGCTGGTGCGCCGGGCCGGGGCGGAGATCGACGGCAGCCTGCCGTGGGTGCTGGACCCGCTTTCGCTGTGCACGCTGCCGTGCCGGGCCTGGACGCTGGGCCACCGGGCGTACGCGGTGATATCCTGCGTCACGGCGAAGCCGCAGCTGCAGCTGCTGTGGGTCGAACCGCGGTCGCGCGGTCGGGGGCTGGCGCGTGAGATGCTGCGGGCGCTGGGCCAGCAGTTTCCGGCGCTGGGCACCTCGGCGGCGGTGCCGGAATCCTTCACCCCGCTGTTTCACGGGGCGGGCTATACGACGATGGCTATCCAGCAGTACGAAATGCGCATTACCCTTCGCGGTTGA